In one Dermacentor albipictus isolate Rhodes 1998 colony chromosome 4, USDA_Dalb.pri_finalv2, whole genome shotgun sequence genomic region, the following are encoded:
- the LOC139059518 gene encoding protein GVQW3-like, with translation MTDRLEQRYFMKFHQKLDDSQVEDIRNIYTTFNGDAMSSTQVKEWYNRFKDGRTSVETEPPPGRLSTCRKDQLIAEVNSVVMRDRRVTIREIAEEVGISIFSAHCTMTEYLAKKKVAPKFVPELFTVKQKQLCVEVSLDMLDLTNRDPDFMNTIITSDESRVYGYDLETKSQQSQWKHST, from the coding sequence ATGACGGACCGGCTGGAGCAGCGCTACTTCATGAAATTTCACCAGAAACTTGACGACAGCCAAGTGGAAGACATTCGGAATATTTACACGACTTTCAATGgcgatgctatgagcagcacacaggttaaggagtggtacaaccggtTTAAAGACGGCCGCACATCGGTGGAGACCGAGCCACCCCCCGGTCGTCTATCAACATGCCGAAAAGACCAgctcattgccgaagtgaactctgtggtgatgcgggaccgtcgtgtgactatccgagaaattgcggaagaggtgggcatcagcattTTTTCTGCACATTGCACAATGACCGAATATTTGGCCAAGAAGAAAGTTGCGCCGAAATTCGTGCCGGAGCTCTTCACGGTGAAGCAAAAGCAACTTTGTGTTGAAGTCTCACTGGACATGCTTGATTTGACTAACAGAGACCccgacttcatgaacaccataattaCTAGTGACGAGTCTCGGGTGTACGGTTACGacctggaaaccaaatcccagcagtcacagtggaagcattccacgtaa